From Calditrichota bacterium, one genomic window encodes:
- a CDS encoding glycosyltransferase has protein sequence MNYNPVSISVCMIVRNEEKNIRKSLNTIKDFVDEIIIVDTGSTDRTVEIANEFGAKVFHFVWNDDFASARNFALKQAACDWVLNLDADHTFICDKENSLKKPLENIKMLGLMINERTYDSDKSFQDSDRLLLFKNHCGFKYSGAIYEHPLKSIKEYAQKNKIAQPFGRIDNCRLDHHEKSNIKQTTKHKAVLKKAVKKDPDNYNYRFNFLLAQKDGGDNDSYKDELLKTVYRIEQNNPLLNESIVAIWGLFGDWVIEDNNSDSVEKFYKNAGTLTEKTKWNDIRLVWPYVKVSIMQGDFEKAISDLEKCILNGVAPDNVYLKDEEYIAPIYQLFKLINNQKPAEDFITCINNISELTGKTKTDSLQVFKFIRKHDPSLFEEIFNILNDDQKNLLSTENESEEYNSSAKIDNSNQNLISLCMIVKNEQKNLERCLKSVKGIVDEIIVVDTGSTDESVEIARKFGAKIIFTAWHNDFSEARNLALEQASSKWILHLDADEELHKESTPSLKNLLNKSHADAINVVVRNHQPAEDMVSFLDETQVRIFLNKKQYRYRNKVHEQIIPSIAENAGKFEESGIIINHFGYQTNNEQRAQRNLNLLENELQESPKDAYLLFKMGETYKAMKQWDKAAEYLTKAISNPQGNITNEIKEVIYLRLGQISLAKDDHKSAQEYASACLRFNAQNAMAKYILAITMMYSGKMEKGIKLFMELKATQNIHGLDLSEIDRLLEIFENVNVPDKILN, from the coding sequence ATGAATTACAATCCCGTTTCAATTTCCGTGTGCATGATTGTTCGTAATGAAGAGAAAAACATTAGAAAATCGTTAAATACCATAAAAGATTTTGTTGATGAAATTATTATTGTTGATACCGGTTCCACTGACCGTACAGTAGAAATTGCAAATGAATTTGGAGCCAAAGTTTTTCATTTTGTATGGAACGACGATTTTGCATCTGCCCGCAACTTTGCTTTAAAACAGGCCGCCTGTGATTGGGTACTTAACTTAGATGCCGATCATACTTTTATTTGCGATAAAGAAAACTCCCTTAAAAAACCTCTTGAAAATATAAAAATGTTAGGATTGATGATAAATGAAAGAACCTATGATTCTGACAAAAGTTTTCAAGACTCAGACAGGTTACTTCTTTTTAAAAATCACTGTGGGTTTAAATATAGCGGCGCAATTTATGAACATCCTTTAAAATCAATCAAAGAGTATGCGCAAAAAAATAAAATTGCTCAGCCGTTTGGTCGTATTGATAATTGCAGATTGGACCATCATGAAAAGAGTAATATCAAGCAGACCACAAAGCATAAAGCTGTTTTGAAGAAAGCTGTAAAAAAAGATCCTGATAATTATAATTACCGTTTTAATTTTTTGCTGGCTCAAAAAGATGGTGGAGACAATGATTCTTATAAAGATGAATTGCTGAAAACTGTTTACAGAATTGAACAAAACAACCCACTTTTAAATGAATCAATTGTTGCTATTTGGGGTCTATTTGGTGATTGGGTAATCGAAGACAATAATAGCGATTCTGTAGAAAAATTCTACAAAAATGCTGGCACCTTAACCGAAAAAACTAAATGGAACGACATTCGCCTGGTTTGGCCATATGTTAAAGTGTCTATTATGCAGGGTGATTTCGAAAAGGCTATATCTGACTTAGAAAAATGTATTCTCAATGGCGTAGCTCCTGATAATGTTTATTTAAAAGATGAAGAATACATTGCGCCAATTTATCAGCTTTTCAAACTAATAAACAACCAAAAACCAGCAGAAGATTTTATTACCTGTATTAACAATATTTCTGAATTAACAGGAAAAACAAAAACGGATTCTCTACAAGTATTTAAGTTTATAAGAAAACATGATCCAAGTTTATTTGAGGAAATATTTAACATCCTGAATGATGACCAGAAGAACCTGCTTAGTACTGAAAATGAAAGCGAAGAATACAATTCATCGGCCAAAATCGATAATTCAAATCAAAACTTAATTTCTTTGTGCATGATTGTAAAAAATGAACAAAAAAACTTAGAGCGCTGTCTGAAAAGTGTAAAAGGTATTGTAGATGAAATTATTGTTGTGGATACAGGCTCAACTGATGAAAGTGTTGAAATTGCCAGAAAGTTTGGAGCGAAGATTATTTTTACAGCATGGCATAATGATTTTTCAGAAGCCAGGAATTTAGCTCTCGAACAAGCATCTTCAAAATGGATACTGCACCTTGATGCGGATGAAGAATTACACAAAGAATCAACTCCGTCTCTAAAAAACTTACTTAATAAATCACATGCGGATGCTATAAATGTAGTTGTCCGAAATCATCAGCCTGCGGAAGATATGGTTAGTTTTCTGGATGAAACTCAGGTCAGAATATTTCTTAATAAAAAACAGTATCGCTATCGCAATAAAGTACATGAGCAAATAATCCCGTCAATAGCAGAGAATGCCGGCAAATTTGAAGAGAGCGGGATAATTATCAACCATTTTGGCTACCAAACAAATAACGAACAACGTGCACAAAGGAACTTAAACTTGCTTGAAAATGAACTCCAGGAATCACCTAAAGATGCCTACCTTCTTTTTAAAATGGGCGAAACATACAAGGCAATGAAACAATGGGACAAAGCAGCGGAATATTTGACAAAAGCAATAAGTAACCCACAGGGCAATATTACAAATGAAATTAAGGAAGTAATATATTTACGGCTCGGTCAAATATCATTAGCAAAAGATGATCACAAATCGGCACAAGAATATGCTTCAGCTTGTTTGCGGTTTAATGCACAAAATGCAATGGCAAAATACATTTTGGCAATTACTATGATGTATTCCGGGAAAATGGAAAAAGGAATTAAGCTGTTTATGGAGTTGAAAGCTACGCAAAATATTCATGGATTGGATTTATCTGAAATAGATCGTTTGCTTGAAATATTTGAAAATGTCAATGTTCCGGATAAGATTTTAAATTAA
- a CDS encoding glycosyltransferase, protein MKISPQISVIIVSYNFEKYLDQCIESIIAQTLRPKEILICDDASTDESWQKIESYRLKYPELIKTVRSQTNVGPYENFMSAYKMVTGDWVSAMDGDDFWLSEKLEKEWQALVKNPKAKSAYSGVVLVDENGNEKDRWLKPGSVAKEGDVFVDVFSKKFFEDRRSVFRNELTDRAVYEEFGHDPNIAVHRDWDLKVRLTAKYEVVFSGQDLVMYREHEGGIHKKQSQNMYDSAKDVILKNLNLLQNRSTDEANFVLGNINQFLQILAQNTGRKPDKFTLNNLPKNAILVNSLPKAGTNLVTKILRLIPQLKETAIHFGNSTTSDLNAIEIGETIPVGIDMPKDVSASIINKNLASLKPLDFCSGHLPHSKELIKLVQQNSIKMIVVMRDPRDVVVSHARYVADTEGHPFYDHYDKLSYDERLSASINGAKAGKIKMLNIADRVKSILPWMDQPNVHVIHFEKLVGEKGGGSKKVQTAELKRLITFLEIELTDAQIDALADKVFGGTGTFRKGQIGEWRKELSEKHINKMNTLMNGLWEKSGYKIESLERRSKKRTKAMIYQNQNSKGENLIFLISQPRAGSTLLQRVLGANSKVHTVSEPWIMLHPLYALKKQGVDSEFSSVDAQIGLKDFMANLPNGEDDYYEALRLMGNHLYGQALQNSDKQVFLDKTPRYYFIIKELERLYPQAKFVFLIRNPLSVLSSILKTWVKENWPRLGLHKSDLLQAPQLLLDGIEHLKDKASVVQYEEFVDNPQEVAADLCKQLNIPFENSMLEYGKHKRPDGSMGDSTGIDQYQRPVTDSLHKWIEDLNTAQSKMLAEIYVTLLGKDLFTQMGYAYDEIFKYLQDIPLNENSLSNDRISEVIAPLNLTNQQIAFVEPVIKKYLQYDGQTKSIPVNTTPVSENLQTGLDSNSKENEILVSAIVSTYNSKKFIRGCLESLVDQTLYKQGRLEIIVIDSNSPQNEKAIVEEFVQQNANIRFIRTEQRETVYEAWNRGIKMASGKYVTNANTDDRLKADAIEKLANLLENNPDKVLAYGNSLVTKKENETFESNSSDGTEDLIWPDFDKRTMHSWCYIGPHPVWRKSLHDEFGFFDTKLTSAADWEFWLRTALKNDFIHLDEFIGLYYLSDETVSRRGDTPIIEAGEVRKNYKEKYKNIAGDFILPQNPTITSEDKNTILYVVHNFPPFWYGGTENYVLELVHEMRSKGQDVHVLFPHTDSDQIAPEMRYKSYQGVTTIQMWYDPEMYNQYMDSGGEQVQKMLSAFLKANHYSFVHIQHAQNVPFAIGSILQNLKIPYAVTLHDFTFMCHRNHLFHYRDNKICGGPEKAKCTDCLFHLFERSAEGNQHEIVQNALVDRNSRAKELLAAAKYITAPSTFVKEEFEQNGFIEKNKIKVAPLGLKEIEKVSKKTPKDMLVFGFLGNFTGLKNPDILYEAFKKVTGKTRLKIWGNGLPKELHELNQYCENEQRAKYFGTYTPNELSTILSQVDVVVLPSRIESYSLVVREALMVQTPVIAASVGGILDVVDDGKNGWLFDPADLDQLTQIMQKLVDNPVLVKQAAKVETQITTLAKDADYWLNNYPKDVRVVPTKNIKSEKNNLLGITVLSTEFANRACPYIRVHKPLSLLQQSGKVQYNYVSLDDASNLEAKLADTDILVIQRNVPAQIPFEKLQPILSRFNLKMIYEFDDAFWAIPKGHLAYDYYDKMKPQLEKYLKQADLVSVSTKFIEKHALQHNKNTVIIPNVLDEQLWEAKEPKAHDGVVRILFSGTPTHLQDLGLTLKPLEKILKEYKDKVELVLWGNELVELTKYPNVKRGPEFTSVYEDYARHLQNLEIDFALIPLEETPFNNAKSHIKWLEYSRVGIAGIYSNVNAYKDVVKDKQNGLLTNNTNKAWYRSIKWMIEHPDERINMAWQAAKEVQDNYLLKTNLNKWSEAYYNLADYIAPEIGSANLTEVSIIIPVYNKVEYTQKCIESILGNTFNVDYEIIVVDNASSDGTANYLKTISAQEDRIKVISNNQNAGFAGSNNQAVEHANGEYVLFLNNDTEVLQGWLENMLKVITSDSTVGIVGNKLLYPDGTVQHGGVVIINDKVNNDPLLAQNIFVGQNRSFSDANQMREYQAVTAACLLTSKEHFKQVNGFDEQFWNGYEDVDFCFKIRETGLKVVYQPASEVLHYESKSGTERFAKVAENIGLLHRKWLNKIGVDFIITENGDVRQTSNVHIRPYPTTGNQIESRNEIGGLVSIIMLTCNALDYTKKCVQSIQQNTKYAHEIIFVDNNSKDGSVKYLEDLVKQNTNYKLIKNKDNKGFAAGNNQGVKKAKGEYVFFLNNDVLVAKNWLGDMVSALQKDAAIGMVGPLTNSISGLQRLDNVPYKTDADFEGFAKQIRDGNKGNVTPRRRIAGFAVLMQKEIYQEVEGFDESFGLGNFEDDDLCLKVREAGYAIMVHEGTFIHHFGSQSFKANKIDIGKSLDEKGAVFKENWPDVDYEELLEIKNPLHVIHPKMINEATEYLEANETEKATDIYSKVLDENPLNGEALMGMALAFRLEGHGEQAIPFLKSAFKHYPDNILIPNQLGMVAFEMGDLETAKSHFATAIQMNPSFLEAKRNYGQALIDSGDYENGVVAFTKILEKHPDDVISIVYMAGLYQEIGQTEKATAFINKALEIDPDNQHALDLLNGLEPGENTESFEEEVLLNEKAYQALGSYQIDEAEKLFEQSFDTAENADALFGLALCASQKDLEIKTLTILGNIIEKWPEYAAAYNQLGLLKYQNNEFENARDFFATAIEKDNTLLDAQRNYGLSLIELSDFPNGIAVFNKILEKHPDDVETLVILAGFYCEIEKWSEAENFVSIALTNEPDNTNALELQTLINTHLEAV, encoded by the coding sequence GGGTGATTGGGTCAGCGCGATGGATGGAGATGATTTTTGGCTTTCCGAAAAACTGGAAAAAGAATGGCAAGCTTTAGTCAAAAATCCGAAGGCAAAATCTGCATATTCCGGTGTTGTTTTAGTTGATGAAAATGGAAATGAGAAAGACCGCTGGCTCAAACCCGGAAGTGTTGCCAAAGAAGGCGATGTTTTTGTGGATGTTTTCTCCAAGAAATTTTTTGAAGACAGGAGATCGGTTTTTAGAAATGAACTGACTGATCGCGCGGTTTATGAAGAATTTGGCCATGACCCTAATATTGCTGTTCACCGTGACTGGGATCTTAAAGTCAGGTTGACTGCAAAATATGAGGTAGTTTTTTCAGGTCAGGATTTGGTGATGTACCGCGAACATGAAGGCGGGATACACAAAAAACAGAGTCAAAATATGTATGATTCTGCGAAAGATGTGATTTTAAAAAATTTAAATCTTCTCCAAAACCGTTCCACAGATGAAGCCAATTTTGTGCTTGGAAATATAAATCAGTTTTTACAAATACTGGCTCAAAATACAGGAAGAAAACCAGATAAATTTACATTAAATAATCTTCCCAAAAATGCAATTTTGGTAAACAGTTTGCCCAAAGCGGGTACAAATCTTGTTACAAAAATTTTGAGACTCATTCCTCAACTGAAAGAAACAGCTATTCATTTTGGAAACTCAACCACCTCAGATTTAAACGCGATTGAAATAGGAGAAACCATTCCTGTAGGTATCGACATGCCGAAGGATGTTTCTGCATCAATAATTAATAAAAACCTGGCTTCATTAAAACCGCTGGATTTTTGTTCCGGGCACTTACCCCATTCAAAAGAACTCATCAAATTAGTTCAGCAAAATTCTATCAAAATGATTGTGGTAATGCGCGATCCACGTGATGTGGTTGTTTCCCATGCACGTTATGTTGCCGATACGGAAGGCCATCCATTTTATGATCATTATGATAAACTTTCATACGATGAACGTTTGTCCGCTTCGATCAATGGGGCCAAGGCAGGCAAAATTAAAATGCTAAATATTGCTGATCGTGTAAAAAGTATTTTGCCCTGGATGGACCAACCAAATGTGCATGTTATACATTTTGAAAAACTTGTTGGGGAAAAGGGTGGCGGAAGTAAAAAAGTACAAACTGCTGAATTAAAAAGATTGATTACATTTTTAGAAATTGAATTGACTGATGCTCAAATCGATGCTCTGGCGGACAAGGTTTTTGGTGGAACCGGAACATTTAGAAAAGGGCAAATTGGGGAATGGCGAAAAGAACTATCTGAAAAACATATTAATAAGATGAACACATTAATGAACGGTCTTTGGGAAAAAAGCGGCTACAAAATCGAATCGCTGGAAAGACGTTCTAAAAAACGGACAAAAGCTATGATCTACCAAAACCAAAACTCAAAAGGTGAAAACTTAATATTTCTCATTTCTCAACCAAGGGCAGGATCGACGCTTTTACAAAGGGTGCTGGGGGCGAATTCAAAAGTTCACACAGTATCCGAACCATGGATAATGCTGCACCCTTTGTATGCTTTAAAAAAACAGGGAGTTGATTCTGAATTTAGCTCCGTTGATGCGCAAATCGGCTTAAAAGATTTTATGGCAAACTTGCCAAATGGCGAAGATGATTATTATGAGGCCCTGCGTTTAATGGGCAATCATTTGTACGGGCAGGCTTTGCAAAACAGCGATAAACAAGTTTTTCTCGATAAAACCCCTCGTTATTATTTTATAATTAAGGAATTGGAAAGGCTTTATCCGCAGGCAAAATTTGTGTTTCTGATTCGCAATCCTTTGAGCGTACTTTCATCAATTTTAAAAACCTGGGTTAAGGAAAACTGGCCACGGTTGGGATTGCACAAATCCGATTTATTGCAAGCTCCCCAATTGCTTTTGGATGGTATAGAGCATTTAAAAGACAAAGCTTCTGTTGTTCAATACGAAGAGTTTGTTGATAACCCGCAGGAAGTCGCTGCAGATTTATGTAAACAATTGAATATTCCTTTTGAAAACTCAATGTTAGAGTATGGCAAGCATAAACGTCCTGATGGTTCTATGGGTGATTCTACTGGCATTGATCAATATCAACGGCCGGTTACTGATAGTCTGCATAAATGGATTGAAGACCTGAATACAGCGCAATCTAAAATGCTTGCAGAAATCTACGTAACTTTGTTGGGCAAAGATTTATTTACACAAATGGGCTATGCTTATGATGAGATTTTCAAATATCTGCAAGATATTCCATTAAATGAAAACAGTTTATCAAACGATAGAATTAGTGAAGTTATTGCCCCTTTAAATTTAACAAACCAACAAATTGCTTTTGTTGAGCCGGTTATCAAAAAATATCTTCAATACGATGGTCAAACAAAATCAATACCGGTGAATACAACACCTGTTTCTGAAAATTTACAGACCGGTTTGGACAGTAATTCAAAAGAAAATGAAATCCTGGTCAGTGCGATTGTTTCCACATATAATTCTAAAAAATTTATCCGGGGCTGCCTGGAAAGCCTGGTGGATCAAACATTGTATAAACAGGGCAGGCTGGAAATAATTGTAATTGACAGTAATAGCCCGCAAAACGAAAAAGCCATTGTTGAAGAATTTGTGCAGCAAAATGCCAATATTCGTTTTATAAGGACTGAGCAACGTGAAACAGTTTATGAAGCCTGGAACCGTGGTATAAAAATGGCCAGCGGCAAGTATGTAACAAATGCCAATACTGATGACCGGTTAAAAGCAGATGCTATTGAAAAGCTCGCAAACCTTTTGGAAAACAATCCTGACAAGGTTTTGGCTTATGGCAATTCGCTTGTTACAAAAAAAGAAAACGAGACATTTGAAAGCAACAGTTCTGATGGCACTGAAGATTTAATATGGCCCGATTTTGATAAACGGACAATGCACTCGTGGTGCTACATCGGGCCGCACCCGGTTTGGAGAAAATCTCTGCACGATGAATTTGGTTTTTTTGATACAAAACTAACATCCGCCGCTGATTGGGAGTTTTGGCTTCGAACTGCTTTAAAGAATGATTTTATTCATCTGGACGAATTTATCGGGCTTTATTATTTAAGTGATGAAACAGTTTCGAGGCGTGGCGATACGCCAATTATAGAGGCAGGTGAAGTTCGCAAAAATTATAAAGAGAAGTATAAAAATATCGCCGGTGATTTTATTTTACCTCAAAACCCAACAATCACATCTGAAGACAAAAATACAATTCTCTATGTAGTTCACAATTTTCCGCCTTTCTGGTATGGTGGTACGGAGAATTATGTTTTAGAACTTGTTCATGAGATGCGTTCAAAAGGGCAGGATGTCCATGTTTTATTTCCGCACACCGATTCTGATCAGATTGCACCGGAAATGAGGTACAAATCTTACCAGGGCGTTACTACAATCCAGATGTGGTATGATCCCGAAATGTATAACCAATATATGGACTCCGGCGGTGAACAGGTTCAGAAAATGTTGAGTGCTTTTTTAAAGGCCAATCATTACAGTTTTGTCCACATTCAACACGCACAAAATGTACCTTTTGCGATTGGTTCTATCCTGCAGAATTTAAAAATACCATATGCAGTAACATTGCATGACTTTACATTCATGTGCCATAGAAATCATCTTTTTCACTACCGGGATAACAAAATATGTGGCGGACCGGAAAAAGCAAAATGTACAGATTGTCTATTTCACTTATTTGAAAGAAGTGCTGAGGGCAATCAACACGAGATCGTTCAAAATGCGTTGGTGGACAGAAACAGTCGTGCGAAAGAATTGTTGGCGGCTGCAAAATATATAACCGCGCCATCTACTTTTGTGAAAGAAGAATTCGAACAGAATGGCTTTATTGAAAAAAACAAAATTAAAGTAGCACCACTCGGGTTGAAGGAAATAGAAAAAGTTTCTAAAAAGACACCAAAAGACATGCTGGTATTTGGTTTCCTGGGCAATTTTACCGGCCTAAAAAACCCGGATATATTGTATGAAGCGTTTAAAAAAGTCACCGGTAAAACACGGTTAAAAATTTGGGGTAACGGGCTTCCAAAAGAGCTTCATGAATTAAATCAATATTGTGAAAATGAACAACGGGCAAAATATTTTGGTACCTATACTCCCAATGAACTTTCTACAATTTTGAGCCAGGTTGATGTGGTTGTCCTGCCTTCTCGTATAGAGAGTTATTCGTTGGTTGTGCGTGAAGCATTGATGGTGCAAACGCCAGTAATAGCAGCATCTGTAGGTGGAATTCTGGATGTTGTGGATGATGGAAAAAATGGTTGGTTGTTTGATCCTGCTGATTTAGATCAGCTAACCCAAATAATGCAAAAATTGGTTGATAACCCTGTATTGGTAAAACAGGCAGCTAAAGTAGAAACGCAAATTACAACTCTTGCAAAAGATGCAGATTATTGGCTTAATAATTATCCAAAAGATGTGAGGGTTGTCCCAACAAAAAATATTAAATCTGAGAAAAATAATCTTCTTGGAATAACCGTACTTAGCACAGAATTTGCAAACCGAGCCTGTCCTTATATCCGGGTTCACAAACCATTAAGCCTTCTTCAGCAGTCCGGTAAGGTTCAGTATAACTATGTTTCGCTTGATGATGCCAGCAATTTAGAAGCGAAACTGGCAGACACTGATATTTTAGTAATCCAGCGAAATGTGCCTGCACAAATACCATTTGAAAAACTACAGCCTATTTTATCTCGTTTCAATCTTAAAATGATTTATGAATTTGATGATGCTTTTTGGGCAATTCCTAAAGGGCATCTTGCTTACGATTATTATGACAAGATGAAACCACAGTTGGAGAAATACCTTAAGCAGGCTGATTTGGTTTCTGTATCCACCAAATTTATTGAAAAACATGCACTGCAGCACAATAAGAATACAGTCATCATACCAAATGTTTTGGATGAACAATTATGGGAAGCAAAAGAGCCAAAGGCGCATGATGGAGTTGTGAGAATTCTTTTTTCCGGGACTCCAACGCATCTGCAGGATTTAGGTCTCACACTAAAACCTTTGGAAAAAATTCTAAAAGAATATAAAGATAAGGTTGAATTGGTTCTTTGGGGCAACGAACTGGTTGAGCTGACTAAATATCCAAATGTAAAACGTGGACCAGAATTTACATCCGTCTATGAGGATTATGCACGCCATTTACAAAATCTTGAGATTGATTTTGCGTTAATTCCATTGGAGGAAACGCCCTTTAATAATGCCAAATCGCACATCAAATGGCTTGAGTACAGCCGTGTTGGGATTGCCGGAATTTATTCTAATGTTAATGCTTATAAAGATGTTGTTAAAGATAAACAAAATGGTTTGCTGACAAATAACACCAATAAAGCATGGTATCGCTCGATAAAGTGGATGATTGAGCATCCTGATGAGCGCATTAATATGGCCTGGCAAGCAGCCAAAGAAGTACAGGATAACTATCTTCTTAAAACCAATCTTAACAAATGGTCAGAGGCCTATTATAACCTTGCTGATTACATTGCTCCGGAAATAGGTTCTGCAAATTTAACTGAAGTTTCAATAATAATTCCGGTCTACAATAAAGTGGAATATACACAAAAATGTATAGAGTCCATTCTTGGAAATACATTTAATGTTGACTATGAAATAATTGTAGTAGACAACGCTTCTTCAGATGGGACAGCAAATTATTTAAAGACAATTTCTGCGCAGGAAGACAGGATTAAGGTCATTTCAAATAATCAAAATGCCGGCTTTGCAGGATCGAATAACCAGGCTGTTGAGCACGCAAATGGCGAATATGTTCTTTTCTTAAATAATGACACAGAAGTGCTGCAAGGATGGCTGGAAAATATGCTGAAAGTAATCACAAGCGATTCAACTGTTGGCATTGTTGGTAACAAACTACTTTACCCGGATGGCACAGTTCAGCATGGCGGTGTTGTTATAATTAATGATAAAGTAAATAATGATCCTCTGTTGGCTCAAAATATTTTTGTTGGCCAAAACCGCTCGTTTTCAGATGCAAACCAAATGCGTGAATATCAGGCTGTGACAGCTGCTTGTCTGCTCACATCAAAAGAACATTTTAAGCAGGTAAACGGCTTTGATGAACAATTTTGGAATGGTTACGAGGATGTTGATTTTTGTTTTAAGATAAGGGAAACGGGATTAAAAGTAGTTTATCAACCAGCAAGTGAAGTGCTGCATTACGAATCAAAAAGTGGCACTGAACGTTTTGCGAAAGTGGCTGAAAATATTGGCTTGTTACATCGCAAATGGCTCAACAAAATTGGAGTGGATTTTATCATCACAGAAAACGGTGACGTCCGGCAAACATCCAATGTTCATATCAGACCGTATCCAACAACAGGAAATCAAATCGAAAGCAGAAATGAAATAGGCGGGTTGGTTTCCATAATTATGCTCACTTGTAATGCGCTGGATTATACAAAAAAATGCGTTCAATCAATTCAGCAAAATACAAAATATGCACACGAGATAATCTTTGTTGATAATAATTCAAAAGATGGGTCCGTAAAATATCTTGAGGATCTGGTTAAGCAAAATACAAACTATAAACTGATCAAGAACAAGGATAATAAAGGCTTTGCAGCCGGAAATAACCAGGGAGTAAAAAAGGCCAAAGGTGAATATGTTTTCTTTTTGAACAATGATGTGCTTGTAGCAAAAAACTGGTTGGGCGATATGGTTTCTGCATTGCAAAAAGATGCGGCAATTGGAATGGTTGGGCCGTTGACAAACAGCATAAGTGGCCTCCAGCGATTGGACAACGTGCCTTACAAAACCGATGCGGATTTTGAAGGCTTTGCTAAGCAAATTCGCGATGGAAACAAAGGAAATGTTACGCCCCGCAGACGTATTGCCGGGTTTGCAGTTTTAATGCAAAAAGAAATATACCAGGAGGTTGAGGGTTTTGATGAAAGTTTTGGGCTTGGTAATTTTGAAGATGATGATTTATGTCTCAAAGTGAGAGAAGCCGGTTATGCGATTATGGTGCATGAAGGTACTTTTATTCATCATTTTGGCAGCCAGTCATTCAAAGCTAATAAAATTGATATTGGCAAATCGTTGGATGAAAAGGGCGCCGTTTTTAAAGAAAACTGGCCGGATGTTGATTATGAAGAATTACTGGAAATTAAAAATCCACTGCATGTAATCCATCCAAAAATGATAAACGAAGCAACAGAATATTTGGAAGCCAACGAAACTGAAAAAGCAACCGACATCTATTCCAAAGTGTTGGATGAAAACCCGCTAAATGGTGAAGCCTTGATGGGCATGGCTCTGGCGTTTCGGCTGGAAGGGCATGGCGAACAGGCGATTCCATTCTTAAAATCTGCATTTAAACATTATCCGGATAATATTTTAATCCCAAATCAACTTGGAATGGTTGCTTTTGAAATGGGTGATTTGGAAACGGCCAAGTCACATTTTGCTACAGCTATCCAAATGAACCCTTCATTTTTAGAAGCAAAACGAAATTATGGCCAAGCTTTGATTGACAGTGGTGATTATGAAAATGGAGTGGTTGCATTTACAAAAATCCTGGAAAAACATCCTGATGATGTTATTTCTATTGTTTACATGGCCGGGCTTTACCAGGAAATTGGGCAAACTGAAAAAGCAACCGCATTTATAAATAAAGCGCTGGAAATTGATCCGGACAATCAACATGCGTTAGATTTATTGAATGGATTGGAACCTGGGGAAAACACAGAATCCTTTGAAGAAGAGGTTTTATTAAATGAAAAAGCGTATCAAGCCCTGGGTTCTTATCAGATTGACGAGGCTGAAAAATTGTTTGAGCAAAGTTTTGATACTGCCGAAAATGCAGATGCATTATTTGGATTAGCTCTATGCGCTTCTCAAAAAGATTTGGAAATAAAAACTTTAACTATTTTAGGTAATATTATAGAGAAATGGCCAGAGTATGCTGCTGCTTATAACCAGTTAGGATTATTGAAATATCAAAACAATGAATTTGAGAATGCACGGGACTTTTTTGCAACGGCCATCGAAAAAGATAACACTTTGCTTGATGCTCAAAGAAATTATGGTCTAAGTCTGATCGAATTGAGTGATTTTCCGAATGGAATTGCCGTTTTCAATAAAATATTGGAAAAACATCCCGATGATGTAGAGACGTTAGTAATTCTGGCGGGCTTCTATTGTGAAATTGAGAAATGGAGTGAGGCAGAAAATTTTGTATCAATTGCTTTAACAAATGAGCCTGATAACACGAATGCACTGGAATTACAAACTTTAATTAATACTCATCTCGAAGCTGTGTAA